One window of the Lepidochelys kempii isolate rLepKem1 chromosome 23, rLepKem1.hap2, whole genome shotgun sequence genome contains the following:
- the GRIN2D gene encoding glutamate receptor ionotropic, NMDA 2D: protein MSLSPGPPAARMLFVLALACASPFLDLHPDGPRSLNVAIIFSGSSYTPESARFAPTAFRNFSMEVNPVSVLLNDTNPRSLIVRLCDVLSSLRIHGVVFEDDTRTEAVAQILDFISAQTSVPIIGINGGSAIVLTPKEKGSTFLQLGSSTEQQLQVMFEVLEEYDWTAFAVITTLFPGYEDFVDYIEVLTDSSFIGWEHRGVLTLNLTDDPDGSRVKRQLREIPAQIRLLYCSREEAESIFQAARDAGLTGPGYIWFMVGTNLGGTDYMPEHLPVGLFTVLSAGWRDDLHHRVQNGVAIIAKGAEALSRDYGFIPEFNNDCRSPNLSQIHENLHRYFMNITWGQKDFSFNEDGYLINPSLVVISLNKERTWEVVGSWEHQILRMKYPVWSRYGKFLQPVDDDQHLTVATLEERPFVIVENIDPATGTCIRDSVPCRNQLNRTDSHPMDPLLFEKKCCKGFCIDILKRLAKTVGFTYDLYLVTNGKHGKKIDGVWNGMIGEVFYLRADMAIGSLTINEERSEIIDFSVPFVETGISVMVSRSNGTVSPSAFLEPYSPAVWVMMFVMCLTVVAVTVFIFEYFSPVGYNRSLAAGKRTGGSKFTIGKSIWLLWALVFNNSVPVENPKGTTSKIMVLIWAFFAVIFLASYTANLAAFMIQEEYVDTVSGLSDRKFQKPQDQYPPLKFGTVPNGSTEKNIRSNYPDMHTYMVKYNQRSVEDALQHLKSGKLDAFIYDAAVLNYMARKDEGCKLVTIGSGKVFATTGYGIALQKGSRWKRPIDLALLQFLGDDEIEMLERLWLSGICHNDKIEVMSSKLDIDNMAGVFYMLLVAMGLSLLVFAWEHLIYWKLRHCMRHTGRLDFLLAFSRGMYSCCTSEDPKLQDHQQLPILNHSYPPQRGGATALPSPPAPPLPCSSFLPRDRRIVERWRHARSPNCYKDLYPPPAPSEPPKAPPQRHGLQNAFAEGFHRFYGPIEPEGLSDHLGASGGAQAKKLGPCQLSPPLRSLENPPSYFAIVREKEGPDPGASAWQRKSLRGLYESFQAGKAGSRTPEAKKHGGGGLGGGYAAKGPCEAECGRPAQEPGRYGYTRLSYEDERSPPLGAAPCGRERRYRRPEEPRDSESQPLLRPTCPAGRSHVCRSRSRLPPAGFPSQSRYVELSDSDSEPCERDGPCPEASPPAGAPPADGHSCWYAGPDFFCTYPSREPPLFAPHKPVRYWSADKLAPCRSCHRLCQHCASLELLPPPTPPCRKEARGYFSRSEERLERWLDWEHRLCGPYGCLAPRHHPGPCRCCHHHHSCELGPASSLLHPTSRSLEDLSSCHLVRCGLAPHRLGFSPPECLPPRLSRSGELFARRGSAHFSSLESEV from the exons ATGAGCCTGTCCCCTGGGCCCCCCGCTGCTAGGATGCTCTTTGTGCTGGCTCTGGCCTGCGCCAGCCCCTTCCTGGATCTGCACCCAGACGGGCCGCGCTCGCTCAACGTGGCCATCATCTTCAGTGGCTCATCCTACACGCCTGAGAGTGCCCGCTTCGCCCCCACTGCCTTCCGCAACTTCTCCATGGAGGTGAACCCCGTCTCGGTGCTGCTCAATGACACCAACCCCCGCAGCCTCATCGTACGCCTGTGTGACGTTCTCTCCTCCCTGCGCATCCACGGCGTGGTCTTCGAGGACGACACACGCACTGAGGCCGTGGCCCAGATCCTGGACTTCATCTCAGCCCAGACCTCGGTGCCCATCATCGGCATCAACGGGGGCTCGGCCATCGTCCTCACACCCAAG GAGAAAGGCTCCACCTTTCTGCAGCTAGGCTCATcgacagagcagcagctgcaggtgaTGTTCGAGGTGCTGGAGGAGTACGACTGGACGGCCTTCGCTGTCATCACCACGCTCTTCCCCGGATATGAGGACTTTGTGGATTACATTGAGGTGCTGACCGACAGCAGCTTCATCGGCTGGGAACACCGGGGCGTCCTGACTCTCAACCTGACTGATGACCCTGACGGCTCCCGGGTCAAGCGCCAGCTGCGGGAGATCCCTGCCCAGATCCGCCTGCTCTACTGCTCCCGCGAGGAGGCAGAGAGCATCTTCCAGGCAGCACGGGATGCCGGCCTCACTGGACCTGGCTATATCTGGTTCATGGTGGGCACCAACCTGGGTGGCACTGACTACATGCCTGAGCACCTGCCTGTTGGCCTCTTCACAGTGTTGTCGGCCGGCTGGCGGGACGACCTGCACCACCGCGTCCAGAACGGGGTGGCCATCATTGCCAAGGGCGCTGAGGCACTCTCCAGGGACTACGGCTTCATTCCCGAGTTCAACAATGACTGCCGGTCACCCAACCTCAGCCAGATCCATGAGAACCTCCACCG GTATTTCATGAACATCACATGGGGGCAAAAGGATTTCTCCTTCAACGAGGACGGCTACCTCATCAACCCATCACTGGTCGTCATCTCCCTGAACAAGGAGCGTACTTGGGAGGTG GTAGGGAGCTGGGAGCACCAGATCCTACGCATGAAGTACCCGGTCTGGTCGCGCTACGGCAAGTTCCTGCAGCCGGTGGATGACGACCAGCACCTGACGGTGGCCACGCTGGAGGAGCGGCCCTTCGTCATCGTTGAGAACATCGACCCGGCCACCGGCACCTGCATCCGGGACTCGGTGCCCTGCCGCAACCAGCTAAACCGCACCGACAG ccaccccatggACCCGCTGCTCTTCGAGAAGAAATGCTGCAAAGGGTTCTGCATCGACATTCTCAAGCGCCTGGCTAAGACCGTGGGCTTCACCTACGACCTCTACCTGGTCACCAACGGCAAGCATGGCAAAAAGATTGACGGGGTCTGGAACGGCATGATCGGAGAG GTGTTTTACCTGCGTGCAGACATGGCCATCGGCTCCCTGACTATCAATGAGGAACGCTCCGAGATCATCGACTTCTCCGTGCCCTTCGTTGAGACGGGCATCAGCGTCATGGTCTCGCGGAGCAACGGGACCGTCTCGCCCTCCGCCTTCCTGG AGCCCTACAGCCCAGCTGTCTGGGTGATGATGTTCGTCATGTGTCTGACCGTGGTGGCCGTCACCGTCTTCATCTTCGAGTACTTCAGCCCCGTGGGTTATAACCGCAGCCTGGCAGCTGGGAAAC GCACGGGGGGCTCCAAGTTCACCATTGGCAAGTCCATCTGGCTGCTCTGGGCTCTGGTCTTCAACAACTCGGTGCCGGTGGAGAACCCCAAGGGCACCACCAGCAAGATCATGGTACTGATCTGGGCTTTCTTCGCCGTCATCTTCCTCGCCAGCTACACGGCCAACCTGGCCGCCTTCATGATCCAGGAGGAGTACGTGGACACGGTGTCGGGGCTGAGCGACCGCAAG TTCCAGAAGCCGCAGGACCAGTACCCGCCGCTCAAGTTTGGCACCGTGCCCAACGGCAGCACGGAGAAGAACATCCGCAGCAACTACCCCGACATGCACACATACATGGTGAAGTACAACCAGCGTAGTGTGGAGGACGCCCTGCAGCACCTCAAGtcggg GAAGCTGGACGCCTTCATCTACGACGCGGCCGTGCTGAACTACATGGCGCGGAAGGACGAGGGCTGCAAGCTGGTGACCATCGGCAGCGGGAAGGTCTTCGCCACCACCGGCTACGGCATCGCCCTGCAGAAGGGCTCCCGCTGGAAGCGCCCCATCGACCTGGCGCTGCTGCAGTTCCTGGGCGACG ACGAGATCGAGATGCTGGAGCGGCTCTGGCTCTCGGGGATCTGCCACAACGACAAGATTGAGGTGATGAGCAGCAAGCTGGACATCGACAACATGGCGGGCGTCTTCTACATGCTGCTGGTGGCCATGGGGCTGAGCCTGCTGGTCTTCGCCTGGGAGCACCTCATCTACTGGAAGCTGCGTCACTGCATGCGGCACACCGGGCGCCTGGACTTCCTGCTGGCCTTCAGCCGG ggcATGTACAGCTGCTGCACCAGCGAGGACCCCAAGCTGCAGGACCATCAGCAGCTGCCCATCCTGAACCACAGCTACCCCCCGCAGCGCGGGGGGGCCACGGCCttgcccagcccccctgccccgcccctgccctgcagcagcttcCTGCCCCGGGACCGGCGCATCGTGGAGCGCTGGCGCCATGCCCGCAGCCCCAACTGCTACAAGGACCTGtaccccccgcccgccccctcgGAGCCCCCCAAGGCACCCCCGCAGCGCCATGGCCTCCAGAACGCCTTCGCTGAGGGCTTCCACCGCTTCTACGGCCCCATTGAGCCCGAGGGGCTGTCGGACCACCTGGGGGCCAGCGGCGGGGCCCAGGCCAAGAAGCTGGGGCCATGCCAGCTCTCCCCGCCCCTCCGGAGCCTGGAGAACCCCCCGTCCTACTTCGCCATCGTGCGGGAGAAGGAGGGTCCCGACCCGGGCGCCTCGGCCTGGCAGAGGAAGTCGCTGCGGGGACTGTATGAAAGTTTCCAGGCGGGCAAGGCCGGGAGCCGGACACCAGAGGCCAAGAAACACGGTGGCGGGGGGCTGGGCGGTGGCTACGCCGCCAAGGGCCCCTGCGAGGCGGAGTGCGGCCGGCCGGCCCAGGAGCCGGGGCGTTACGGCTACACCCGGCTCTCCTACGAAGACGAGCGCAGCCCGCCCCTGGGGGCAGCGCCCTGCGGGCGGGAGCGGCGCTACCGGCGCCCCGAGGAGCCGCGGGACAGCGAGAGCCAGCCCTTGCTGCGGCCCACCTGCCCGGCAGGCAGGTCCCACGTCTGCCGCAGCCGCTCCCGCCTGCCGCCCGCCGGCTTCCCCAGCCAGAGCCGCTACGTGGAGCTCTCGGACTCCGACTCGGAGCCATGCGAGCGGGACGGGCCGTGCCCAGAGGCCTCCCCCCCGGCCGGGGCGCCCCCGGCTGATGGGCACAGCTGCTGGTACGCGGGCCCTGATTTCTTCTGCACCTACCCCTCCCGGGAGCCCCCACTCTTCGCCCCCCACAAGCCTGTGCGCTACTGGTCGGCTGACAAGCTGGCCCCCTGCCGCTCGTGCCACCGGCTTTGCCAGCACTGTGCCAGCCTGGAGCTGCTGCCTCCCCCGACCCCGCCCTGCCGCAAGGAGGCCCGGGGCTACTTCAGCCGCTCCGAGGAGCGGCTGGAGCGCTGGCTGGACTGGGAACACCGCCTCTGCGGCCCCTACGGCTGCCTGGCACCCCGGCACCACCCCGGCCCCTGCCGGTGCTGCCATCACCACCATTCCTGCGAGCTGGGCCCggccagctccctcctgcaccccacttcccgcAGCCTGGAGGACCTGAGCTCCTGCCACCTGGTGCGCTGTGGCCTGGCCCCCCACCGCCTCGGCTTCTCCCCGCCCGAGTGCCTCCCGCCCCGCCTCAGCCGCAGCGGGGAGCTCTTCGCCCGCCGCGGCTCCGCCCACTTCTCCAGCCTTGAGTCGGAGGTATGA